In a single window of the Elaeis guineensis isolate ETL-2024a chromosome 8, EG11, whole genome shotgun sequence genome:
- the LOC140859738 gene encoding pectinesterase inhibitor 28-like — MASILPRLLPLLSLLTLSLSTQTPTTDAPTLIQKTCNTTTYYNFCVSSLQSDPESPKADVRGLSTIAIHLAISNATNTSSFTAALSHSAADPSLRAVLRECAAKYSNAGEALEWSLDALSTESYDYAFVHVSAAAEYPNVCRVLFRKHPRLPYPAEMASREEVLEHLCTIALEIISILG, encoded by the coding sequence ATGGCTTCCATTCTTCCTCGCCTCCTCCCGCTCCTCTCTCTCCTCACTCTCTCGCTCTCCACCCAAACCCCCACCACCGATGCCCCCACCCTCATCCAAAAGACGTGCAACACCACCACCTACTACAACTTCTGCGTCTCCTCTCTCCAGTCCGACCCTGAGAGCCCCAAGGCCGACGTCAGGGGCCTCTCCACCATCGCCATCCACCTCGCTATCTCCAACGCCACCAACACTTCCTCCTTCACCGCCGCCCTCTCCCATTCCGCCGCCGACCCCTCGCTCCGGGCCGTCCTCCGGGAGTGCGCCGCCAAGTACAGCAACGCCGGCGAGGCCCTGGAATGGTCGCTCGATGCCTTGTCGACCGAGTCGTACGACTATGCCTTCGTCCACGTAAGCGCCGCCGCCGAGTATCCCAACGTCTGCCGCGTGTTGTTCCGGAAGCACCCCCGGCTGCCGTACCCGGCGGAGATGGCAAGCAGGGAGGAGGTGTTGGAGCACTTGTGCACCATAGCTTTGGAAATTATATCAATTCTTGGGTGA